The window AATGTGCGGAAATCCGGTTTGCTGTAATTTATTCATTGACGAATTCGAACCCATTAGCACTCAGTTCGTAAAAGAGCAAAATCTGCCAATGAATCCATCAAAGATATCTGGACTTTGTGGAAAACTTAAATGTTGTTACCGATTCGAGCATGAAACTTATTCGGAAGTTCTGAAAAATTATCCGCCGTATGGAACAAAAGTACAATGTGAAGGAAAATCCGGAGCAGTTGAAAAAATAGATATTTTTCAAAAAACGATCACTTTAAAACTCGAAGATGATACTTGCGAAGAAATTCCGCTGACTGATTTCAACTCCAAAATTAAAATTGTCCAATAGAATTCTAACTTTAGACTTGATTTACTATGGAAAATAGCCACCGTTTTTATATCACTACTCCCATCTACTACGTCAATGATAAACCGCACATCGGTCATGCTTACACGACAATTCTTGCGGATGTCTTAGCGCGATTTCACCGGATGAAAGGCGACGAAACATTTTTCCTGACTGGCGTAGATGAACATGGACAGAAGGTCCAACAAGCGGCGGAAAAAGCAGGAATCGATCCGCAAACACATTGCGATAATATGGTTGTTCATTTCCAGAATGCGTGGAAAAAATTGGAAATTACAAATGATTTCTTCATCCGAACGACTTTCGATTTTCATAAAACAGCCGTCAGAAAAGCGCTGACCCATTTGTATAATAAAGGCGATATCTATTTGGCGGAATACGGCGGTCTTTATTGTCTTGGGTGCGAACGATTTTATACGGAAAAAGAACTGGTTGACGGAAAGTGTCCGCAACACTTGATAGAGCCGGTCTTTATTAAAGAGAAAAACTACTTTTTCCGCATGAGCAAATATCAGGAATGGCTTGTTGACTACATCCAGAAAAATCCAGATTTTATCCAGCCGGAAAGTCGTCGAAACGAAGTTCTTGGGTTTTTACGAAATCAGTTGGACGATCTTTGCATTTCTCGTCCAAAATCGCGCCTAAAATGGGGAATCGAATTACCTTTCGACGCTGACTATGTGACATATGTTTGGTTCGATGCGTTGCTAAATTACATGACGGCTGTCGGATACGGACAAGATGATGAAAAGTTTCGCAAGTGGTGGCCAGCCGATTATCATTTAATCGGAAAGGATATCGTTACAACACATTGCGTCTATTGGCCGACGATGTTGAAGGCGTTGGATTTGCCTTTACCCAAAACGATCTTTGCGCATGGCTGGTGGATGGTTTCCAATACAAAAATGTCCAAATCACTGAAAAATATCGTCCAGCCTCTCGATCTAATCGATGCTTATGGAGTCGATCCCGTGCGTTATTTTCTGATGAGAGACATGGTTTTGGGACAAGATGCGAATTTCAGCGAGGAAATGTTCATCAAGCGTTACAACTCCGAACTTGCTAACGATTTCGGAAATCTTGCCAACCGCATTTCGACTCTAATTCAAAAAAATTTTGATGGAATCATTCCGGCTCCAAATACTCAAACCGATGATGAAAAGGAAATTCAAAGTAAAGCGTGTCTTCTGCCAAAACGTGTTCACGGTCTGATTGCCGAATTTCGTCTAAACGAGGCGCTTGACGAAATCATCGTTTTTATTCGCTCGCTCAATAAATATATGGAGGTTCGCCAACCGTGGCAATTGGTTAAAACGGACAAAGCCGCCGCCGGAACCGTACTTTATACAGCGGCGGAAGGACTTCGTCTCGCGACGCTTTTACTTCAGCCGGTCATGCCGGAAAAAAGTCGTATTTTGCTGGATATTCTACCGACGGAACCGAACCAGTCTTTACTGTTTGAATGGGGAAGGTTAAAAGTGGGTGGTTCTCTTGGGGAAATGCCGATTTTATTTCCTCGGATCGATCTGAAAAAAGAATCCGAAAAACCGCTTCCAAAGAAAGAAACCGTTCCGGAAGTCCCGTTGATCACAATCGACGATTTCTCAAAAGTCAAACTTGTGACGGCTAAGGTCCTGACGGCGGTTAAAGTCGAAAACTCGGATAAGTTGCTAAAATTGATGATCGATACGGGAAACGTGAGCCGGCAGATCGTTG is drawn from Candidatus Marinimicrobia bacterium CG08_land_8_20_14_0_20_45_22 and contains these coding sequences:
- a CDS encoding methionine--tRNA ligase, yielding MENSHRFYITTPIYYVNDKPHIGHAYTTILADVLARFHRMKGDETFFLTGVDEHGQKVQQAAEKAGIDPQTHCDNMVVHFQNAWKKLEITNDFFIRTTFDFHKTAVRKALTHLYNKGDIYLAEYGGLYCLGCERFYTEKELVDGKCPQHLIEPVFIKEKNYFFRMSKYQEWLVDYIQKNPDFIQPESRRNEVLGFLRNQLDDLCISRPKSRLKWGIELPFDADYVTYVWFDALLNYMTAVGYGQDDEKFRKWWPADYHLIGKDIVTTHCVYWPTMLKALDLPLPKTIFAHGWWMVSNTKMSKSLKNIVQPLDLIDAYGVDPVRYFLMRDMVLGQDANFSEEMFIKRYNSELANDFGNLANRISTLIQKNFDGIIPAPNTQTDDEKEIQSKACLLPKRVHGLIAEFRLNEALDEIIVFIRSLNKYMEVRQPWQLVKTDKAAAGTVLYTAAEGLRLATLLLQPVMPEKSRILLDILPTEPNQSLLFEWGRLKVGGSLGEMPILFPRIDLKKESEKPLPKKETVPEVPLITIDDFSKVKLVTAKVLTAVKVENSDKLLKLMIDTGNVSRQIVAGIAQHYSPEQIVGKTIVVVSNLQPAKIFGIESNGMLLAAKKSGKLTLITVSEEIAPGATIG